One Onychostoma macrolepis isolate SWU-2019 chromosome 10, ASM1243209v1, whole genome shotgun sequence genomic region harbors:
- the prlhr2b gene encoding prolactin releasing hormone receptor 2b codes for MEGSGWQGGAEPPGSQVYEVTVVQNATAPHNYPFADVALLQTFKPLIIPCYVLVVLVGVFGNYLLIYVICRSRKMHNVTNFFIGNLAFSDMLMCVTCVPFTLAYAFSPHGWTFGRFMCYLVFLIQPVTVYVSVFTLTAIAVDRYYATVHPLKKRISMAACAYVLSGIWLLSCVLVAPAVAHTYHVEFRDEGLTICEEFWLGQENQRLVYAYSTLLLTYILPLSAVCVSYLCISVKLRNCVAPGHRTRDQAEAQRMRKRKIFRLVSLVVAAFGVCWLPIHVFNVLRDIDIRLINKRHFLLIQLLCHLCAMSSSCCNPFLYAWLHDRFRAELRKMFTCHRRIGIPANHCATASVVL; via the exons ATGGAGGGCTCTGGCTGGCAAGGTGGTGCAGAGCCTCCTGGAAGCCAAGTGTACGAGGTGACGGTGGTCCAAAACGCCACAGCCCCTCACAACTATCCCTTTGCAGACGTTGCCCTGCTCCAGACCTTCAAGCCGCTTATCATCCCCTGTTACGTTCTTGTGGTGCTGGTGGGCGTCTTTGGCAACTACCTTCTGATCTACGTCATCTGCCGCTCGAGGAAGATGCACAACGTCACCAACTTCTTCATAGGCAACCTGGCCTTCTCAGACATGCTGATGTGTGTGACCTGCGTCCCCTTCACGCTGGCCTACGCCTTCAGCCCTCATGGGTGGACGTTCGGCCGCTTCATGTGCTACCTGGTGTTCCTGATCCAGCCCGTCACTGTATACGTGTCCGTTTTCACTCTCACGGCTATTGCGGTTGACAG GTACTACGCTACAGTGCACCCTTTAAAGAAGCGAATCTCAATGGCGGCCTGCGCTTATGTGCTGTCTGGTATCTGGCTGCTGTCGTGTGTGCTGGTTGCCCCCGCTGTCGCCCACACGTATCATGTGGAGTTCAGAGACGAGGGTCTGACCATCTGCGAGGAGTTCTGGTTGGGCCAGGAGAACCAGCGACTGGTGTACGCCTACAGCACGCTGCTACTGACCTACATCCTGCCTTTATCCGCAGTCTGCGTCTCTTACCTCTGCATCTCCGTCAAACTCCGCAACTGCGTGGCCCCCGGACACCGAACGCGTGACCAGGCTGAAGCCCAGAGAATGCGCAAGCGGAAAATCTTCCGGCTGGTGTCTCTGGTGGTGGCAGCGTTCGGAGTCTGCTGGCTGCCCATCCACGTGTTCAACGTCCTGCGCGACATCGACATCCGCCTCATCAACAAGCGCCATTTCCTGCTGATCCAGCTGTTGTGTCATCTGTGCGCTATGAGCTCGTCCTGCTGCAACCCGTTCCTGTACGCCTGGCTCCACGACCGTTTCCGTGCAGAGCTGCGCAAGATGTTCACCTGCCACCGTCGCATCGGCATACCGGCCAACCACTGCGCCACTGCGAGCGTCGTGCTGTGA
- the brf2 gene encoding transcription factor IIIB 50 kDa subunit has protein sequence MPSSCPDCGSSNVVEDDLYSQRQWVCVDCGSVVSEGHLTTSLSEETQGRAVPYHASTEVFKQPCRNLIAGYSRVRALCRILRLSNDMESAVASLFGRAYNHPNFIYVTLTKKEILGGCCVLSVCRQCNWPVAMGTIGYLLGVENATLGAVYREFTKALNIEISTISIMDMLESFCYDFKLGPQQVEEVFAEPPQRLVDRTSALIELATDAWIVTGRQPLPLLIAAVYLAWQSLNPMVRMKYTFNKFCKIGQAPEQSWRRSRESVVKRLKELRDVLCKLGRELPWLRGGVVEPNTVVKLVDDILKNRKALLTRAVRNYEQQLQNETQTAQTTDSNCSDSPSSKTPEFVDPGQAECENPPDEELPPNHWSKRHLFLPPCVKSCKRQRVDAPQLEVTGDEDISDSEIESYIRSQDEIEMYQKVRKELKEA, from the exons ATGCCGAGCAGCTGTCCCGACTGTGGCTCGTCTAATGTGGTGGAGGATGATCTGTATTCTCAGAGGCAGTGGGTGTGTGTGGACTGTGGGTCCGTGGTCTCTGAGGGACATCTGACCACCTCACTGAGTGAAGAGACCCAGGGCAGAG CTGTGCCCTATCATGCTTCCACAGAGGTGTTCAAGCAACCGTGTAGAAATCTAATTGCTG GCTACTCTCGGGTCCGTGCACTGTGCCGTATCCTCCGATTATCCAACGACATGGAGTCTGCAGTAGCGAGTCTCTTTGGGCGCGCTTACAACCACCCAAACTTCATCTACGTGACCTTAACCAAGAAAGAGATCTTGGGAGGCTGTTGCGTACTGTCCGTCTGTCGCCAGTGCAACTGGCCTGTTGCCATGGGAACCATTGGTTACCTGTTGGGAGTGGAAAATGCGACATTAGGCGCCGTTTATCGGGAGTTTACAAAGGCTCTGAACATTGAGATCAGTACTATTAGCATCATGGACATGCTGGAAAGCTTCTGCTATGA tttCAAGCTGGGTCCTCAACAGGTGGAAGAGGTGTTTGCTGAACCCCCCCAACGGCTGGTGGACAGGACGTCTGCTTTGATTGAACTAGCCACTGATGCCTGGATAGTGACGGGCCGCCAGCCTTTGCCCCTCCTCATTGCAGCGGTGTATTTGGCATGGCAGTCGCTAAATCCTATG GTCCGCATGAAATACACCTTCAATAAGTTCTGCAAGATCGGCCAAGCGCCTGAACAGTCGTGGCGCAGGAGCAGAGAGTCAGTTGTGAAGCGGCTGAAAGAGCTGCGGGACGTGCTGTGCAAGCTGGGCCGAGAGCTGCCGTGGCTGAGGGGCGGTGTGGTGGAGCCCAACACTGTGGTCAAACTGGTGGATGACATCCTGAAGAACCGCAAGGCGTTGCTCACGAGGGCAGTTAGAAACTACGAACAGCAGCTGCAAAATGAGACTCAAACTGCACAAACGACAGATTCAAACTGCTCCGATTCGCCTTCCTCAAAGACTCCTGAGTTCGTGGATCCCGGTCAGGCAGAATGTGAGAATCCTCCTGATGAAGAACTACCACCAAACCACTGGAGTAAAAGGCACTTGTTTTTACCCCCCTGCGTGAAGAGTTGCAAGCGGCAGAGGGTTGACGCTCCGCAGCTGGAAGTGACCGGAGATGAAGACATATCAGACAGTGAAATAGAATCATACATTCGCTCTCAGGATGAAATTGAAATGTATCAAAAGGTTCGGAAGGAGCTAAAGGAGGCATAA